TACTTGGGCGTATTGGGTAGATGATAGTGCAGTCATTATCTAGTCCTTACTATCCATATAAGAATTTTTGAATGCTGCATTGATAGCCAGAAATGCAGCAATAATTACAAACAAGTACAGGCCTAAAAAAATAATTAGAGTAACTGGGTCAGGAATATCGATTGAGAATGTATCGAGTAAATATTGAGATAAAGTTTGGTTTAGCTCATGCAATTTAGTGAAACTCATATCCGTATTCCTTGTTAAAGTCCGATACTATTCAGTATTGGACATTATATGCATATCTAAACACTCGAAATAGAGTGCCAGAATGTCAAAAATAAACACTCCTTAATGAGTGTTGGCTAAAATCTAGCACTCACTGTAGAGTGTTGTCAAAAATTTATTTCTCATATTTGAGTGCTAAAATATAAAAAGAGGAGAAAATACTATGTCTTTTAGCTACGAACTTATTGAAAAGTACAGAGAATTCAAAGGTTACAAACAGGACAAACAAGTTTGTGCTGATATGAATGTTTCTACTGGTAATGTGACTGATATCAAGAAAGGTCGGAGACACTTAACGGCCAATCAGTGTATTTATCTATGCAATCAAATGGGCATCGACTTTAAGCCTGCTTTGATAGAACTTGCAAAAGAGAAGTCTAAAACCAAAGAAGAAAAAGCAGCTTGGGAAGAAGTTGCAAAAAAGATTAGCGCTGCGTGTGTAGCGGGTTTGCTGTTATTAACAGCTTCTATCACCCAAGTACAAGGGCCGCTTAAGCGGATACGTAACTACCCATAATTTATATTATGTTAAATTAGCAAAATAATTAAAAGTGGGTGTTGTTCCACCCACTATCTTTTCAGTTTAAGTCAGTATTTAAATCTTAATGAAACCTAATCAACGGGTTAAAAAATAACTTTCCCAAACATGTCGTTATTCCGCTTATTTAATTGATTTTTTAATAGCTCAATAAATTTACTCTTGGAAATGCCTAAGGCGCTAAGATTAATATTTGAAATATTCAATTCAGAACCATCAAGATTTTTATAGCTATCCATCTCATTTAACTCTTCATTATTCACGAACACTTTAAAGTCAGAATCTATAATGATATCCCCTGAGTCATAGAGACCATGAATGTCTTTTCTCAATAGAAAGCAATTCCATGGATGAAAAGACTCATCAAGTACTGAAGCCTTGTGAGCTACTATATGTGCTGCTTCTAAAGCAGATGCCGGTGCATCACCAGTTAAAATGCATTTTCTGCCGTATACACGAAATGCATTTATCCTAAACTTTCCTTGTGCATCACTATCACGCGCCGAAGACGTATTTTGTTTATTTGGATTGGCATCTATGCGACTACACTTCAACTGTAGGTTAAAGATAAATGTTTCTGACTGCTCTTCAGGGTCTGGTAATCTGGATTTATAGTAATCCTTAGCACAAACCCCATTTATAATTTTACGATGGT
Above is a window of Pseudoalteromonas shioyasakiensis DNA encoding:
- a CDS encoding HNH endonuclease signature motif containing protein, which gives rise to MQDSERLLVKVGSDFPVRLKEVEEALILFCVQESVGGVSENTMEFIKWLVKALHKQIGALDIWTRENNSRLEFGRFKPNKGLAIFTLNFQSKHPRFYVAGIKSVKEKLTDMQVEKAKPLSIAYHRKIINGVCAKDYYKSRLPDPEEQSETFIFNLQLKCSRIDANPNKQNTSSARDSDAQGKFRINAFRVYGRKCILTGDAPASALEAAHIVAHKASVLDESFHPWNCFLLRKDIHGLYDSGDIIIDSDFKVFVNNEELNEMDSYKNLDGSELNISNINLSALGISKSKFIELLKNQLNKRNNDMFGKVIF
- a CDS encoding DUF3693 domain-containing protein, whose product is MSFSYELIEKYREFKGYKQDKQVCADMNVSTGNVTDIKKGRRHLTANQCIYLCNQMGIDFKPALIELAKEKSKTKEEKAAWEEVAKKISAACVAGLLLLTASITQVQGPLKRIRNYP